Part of the Anopheles coluzzii chromosome 3, AcolN3, whole genome shotgun sequence genome is shown below.
AAGTTAATGCTCGTCGGCGCATGCCCCGGTTTGTTAAAGCTTCCTtttggttttcgttttttttttgttgctgtgtacTCCCCTGCAACTGTGTGCTGCTGAGAGAGTGGCAGGATTAATAATACGTTTGGCAAGGAGCAGAAGAAGATATCTATTCCCCATTAATAATACGCTCCTCATACGCCACACAGGCAGGTCTCATACGGGGCTCAGGTGGGACTAACACATTACATATTTACGAAAGAGAGAGGGGATTCAACGGAGAAACATCGATCGCAGGGCTGTCGATGATTCAAATCGTTATACTTCcgtatgtgtatgtttcaCGTGAcctgtctatgtgtgtgtgtgtgcgtgtgtgtatgtgtccagTCTGGGAGGCTCCAGGTGGGCATGTGCGTTCCACCACCCCTATAGGGTTATGCAATTTACCGATTGCTCATCACTTGCTACACGCGGCTACCGTCCCAAAACCAATTTCTGAACTCTGAAAGTTAACGGCAACCACCACACGCAATCGGTTTCGGTGCACCGTGAAAATGGTTTTTCGTGGGAGAGTAATGGCGTAGTATTTTTAAATTCCTGTTCTGCGCCATATTGAACCACACATATGTGTGTTGTCAGCTCATCTGAAATTCACCCAACACACTGTATGCAGCTCAACATTTCTCACCTCGCCTCCCCCGGGTGCACAACCAATAAATCATGCGGCTCGGATGCAGCTGTGCGGAGTAGATGTAGCTGTATAAGAAATTATTGCATTATTATCATTGCTTCTGTTCTGCaatcaaatgaaatgttttttcttcagttataATGCGTCGTTTAAATTGCGGTACTGTTCATTGCCGTTTTTAAACCTTTCGTCGCTAGTGTGTCGTCCTGTTAGTGTTATGTTGTATTCATTAATTACAACTATGTGCTTTCCCCCCCTTTTTTCTGTTATGTTGATTTTGCATGCTCCGTTTGGTAGTTTCGTGCCCAgtaatgtgttgttttttatccttttttgtggctTAATCCGTTTCATTCCTTAATGCATGAAAGATGTTTCCTAGTCTGTTTTACATCTGTAGTCTGCTAAGGTCGTGTGTTGATGTGCTTTCCCAGGTATCGCAATTTCACCCTGTCAGTAGCTATTCTTTCTAATCTTATTAATGTCAGCTAGCAGAATTCTTCTTAAAGTGCGCCTTAGTCTTTAGTGCTTGCATTCTGTCCAACTTTACTTAGCCTTTTTGTCGTTTGTCAGTGCTTTGACATCACTTTTCTGTTTGTATTTAGATGCGTATATATTTTTAACTTAGCTAATTCGGTGCTAGTGAAAATGTGGTTTGCATAAACTATTGTGGCCTGATTTGACCTGGATTGATGCTTTGTTTTCATGCGATGCATCCATATTTGGTGTATTATTTAACTACGAAACATGAACATGGAAACTttctcctttttgtttttgctaccaTTTATTTAAATGTGCAATCTGTGTGCAGTATGAAGTGGTTTGGCTGTTCGGGAACCACCCTACTTTAAACCTTAGATAATTAATATTATCTGCTGGCTGGCTTCGCGTCACTATCGTCGACCCGAACCTCTAATGCATTccattttgttgctgtgccAATAGgattgtttcttcttttttgttgttgttgtattcttgtatgttctgtttttcggatagtttattttaccttttcaATGTACCCTGCCCTCTTTCCTCTTCTTCAGGTCAAAGCAAGACAAGGGCAAGAAACATGTTGTTCCCATCGTAACCGGTCAGATTGTTCGCACGTCTCGGTCCGCCGGGGATGCGGGAGCTAATACGTCCACTTCCTCCTCCGCCTCGGGTTCCGCCGTTGTTGGGAAGAGCGTAAAGCCGCCTGGCGGCAACAGTGTCGGTAGTGTGATCTTTAAGAAACTGAACGGCGTTAGCGTTGTTAGGAAGGAGAAAAGCGCGCCAGGCGACCAAACGAAGGGGACCAGGTAATGATGCGAAAGCAACataacacacacccaaactGTATGTTTCCCGCCCCCCCTCCAATCCCGATATCGTGTGTTCCTTCCTCCAAACTTTGTTTTATTCTGCTCTCTCAACAGGAAAGCGATGGCATATTGTTTTCTGATTCAAATTCTTTCTTActggttgttttatttatttgtctgtGTTTGAATCGAGCACTGACCAATAAGAATTTGTGATagtagtgttttgtttttcgaagCAAATCTAAAATGTATTATCGATTGATGGGATGTGGTGggtttgccatttttgttttaacgtGTTAACCGTTCTCCGCTGGTAGATTTAAGGCTTGACTAGGATATAAAATGTTACATATTTCTTATTCGGTATTTTCAAATTAATACTCGTTGTAACTCATCACATTACTATTTGTTGTATTCATGCATCCATAACCTATCATTGGTATTTTTTTACAGCTCATTTTTGAGATTTGTGTCACTGAATTTTTCTCCAAACAGTTGTGTTGTCTTTTCCTTCCATTGGTTGGTTCACTTATGCTCATGGTGGATCAATGCGATAAGgtgtttcttttcgtttctatACCACGTACAGCTCGTTTAATTCCTTTCCAACATTTAACACACTTTGTGAATGTTTCGCAAGGACATGGGCTGAGAGATGAAATGTTTGGAGCAGTGATTGGCGCATTTTTTCTCACAatagcgtgtgtttgtgtgtgagtgtgtgtgtgtatgtgtgagtgtgtgtgtttaattttaacaACAATTATGTGCCACATCCCTCTCAACAACTACTATCCTCATACATTGGCAAAACCTAGACTTTCCTAGCCAAGTTTTTCATCACATTGCCCGAGGACAAACGAGAGCATCCTCATGGCGCGGTAGGAAGATAAAACACACAGgatgacgacgatgaagaCGACCTCTCGAAGCATCAGACAATTTACATAAAAGAAAGGGAACGAAAGAGCAACCTTATCAATAGCTGACGCGcgactgttgtgtgtgtgtttacgatAGGATCGTCCTCTCGTCCTCTTCACTGCATCTCTCCTACTGCCGGGCGACGGCTGCTTCTTatggaaggagggaaaggcaAACGTTAGGAAAGAGGCAACTAAACTCCCTCCCCTCACCAAAGAATGCAAATCAAAATTGGTCCCAGTGCAGACGTTGAGCCGTTAATGCGAACGATTTTTGACTGAGATTTTCTCATTCTGTGCCGACAGGAATTCGGAAATACCGGAGGTTAGCTCGCCGATGTCGATCCCGGAGCGGTCCCCGTACCATCGGACCGCGACCCCGTCCATGTCCGGCGGTAGCAGCTcgcgcagcaccagcagcagtgtcAGCGGCactggcagcggcggcggtggaggaGATGGCGGAGGCGGCTTGAACTTCAACGGGGGCAACGAAACGATCGAGGAGATATTTTCCACCTCACCGATTCCGTTCCGCACCGGCGGCGGCGATGGTGCCGATGGGATGCGCAGCTCGTTCGCGAAGGTCGTAAAGATGGAGCGTGATCAggatcagcagcaacagcagcagcaaaagatcACTACCCGTTCGAGAAACGCGAGCAATcggggcggcggcagcagcagcaaagttGCTGGCACTCCGGCGAACCTTATTCAGCTGATCGAAAGCACCATCGACAGGGATGAGCTAGAAAACTTCGTCGATGGTGGTGAGCCGCTGGAGGAAGGCTACGATGACGAGGAGCACGGGTATCTGGTCGACCATGTGGACGAGATGGATCCGGCGATTGTGCAGCTCTACAATCAGGATAATGATAATGAGATGCTAAACACACCGATGGTGATAAAGGAGATGGAAAAGCAgcaacagaagcagcagcagcagcagcagcagctgcaaaagCAACGCCAGCCAGCCGGTGGAAAGGGTGGCGAAAGCTTGCTGAAAGGCAACGGTGCTGCGGCCAACCGGCGCAACGAAGGGCAGCTACCGGCCGGCCAGCGAGCGCAGGGCAGAAGCTTACTTTCTGCCGGCACCACGGGTGCATCATCTACCGCCAAGGCAGGTGGCAGTGGCTTGAAAGCTTCCACCGCTACTGCGGCACCCGCTAACGCGCCACTGATTTTGACGCGTGGTGGCAAAAAGTTGGCAATGGCCAAGAAGCAAACAATTACCagcaacgagcagcagcagcagcagcaacagcagccatcACAACAGGAAGATGCGTCATTGGCCGGTCCTTCGGGCTTCACTGGTACATCCACTTCGCCCGTTGGAACGGGTGGTCTGTCGTTTGCCAGCGGCAACGGCTACATCCCAGCAAGTGACGTAGTGCCGCGGGACATATTCGAGGACAGTAACGATCCGGACGGAGTCGTCAAGAACGATTCGCCGATGCTTAGCAGCGGGTTTAATTTTGTCGACGGAGGCTACTACAACCCGAACGTGAACATAAGCCAGTTGAAGGCTGgtcgacagcagcagcagcagcaacagcagg
Proteins encoded:
- the LOC120958393 gene encoding AF4/FMR2 family member lilli isoform X7 — encoded protein: MHTFSETGSVPAFLAKLWRLVEDSETNDLISWSTDGRSFIIQNQAQFAKELLPLNYKHNNMASFIRQLNMYGFHKITSIDNGGLRFDKDEMEFTHPCFQKDHPYLLEHIKRKIATSKQQQLQAQQQAEDKSALKLEAVSRVLSEVKNMRGRQDTLDSRFQTMKQENEALWREIAILRQKHHKQQQIVNKLIQFLVTIVQPSRSGLGSMNNGSNKRRFQLMINDAPQQAKLKKSDYDDGGATIEELNEALEEVAYANQQELLSKQDKGKKHVVPIVTGQIVRTSRSAGDAGANTSTSSSASGSAVVGKSVKPPGGNSVGSVIFKKLNGVSVVRKEKSAPGDQTKGTRNSEIPEVSSPMSIPERSPYHRTATPSMSGGSSSRSTSSSVSGTGSGGGGGDGGGGLNFNGGNETIEEIFSTSPIPFRTGGGDGADGMRSSFAKVVKMERDQDQQQQQQQKITTRSRNASNRGGGSSSKVAGTPANLIQLIESTIDRDELENFVDGGEPLEEGYDDEEHGYLVDHVDEMDPAIVQLYNQDNDNEMLNTPMVIKEMEKQQQKQQQQQQQLQKQRQPAGGKGGESLLKGNGAAANRRNEGQLPAGQRAQGRSLLSAGTTGASSTAKAGGSGLKASTATAAPANAPLILTRGGKKLAMAKKQTITSNEQQQQQQQQPSQQEDASLAGPSGFTGTSTSPVGTGGLSFASGNGYIPASDVVPRDIFEDSNDPDGVVKNDSPMLSSGFNFVDGGYYNPNVNISQLKAGRQQQQQQQQGQAGQSNQQQQQQQSPPSGLQLLNGDGEEFDENSLDSSLLLNRQVANETDQQQQQQQQQQQQQQQQQQEQQEQQQQLSKFVSNDLDVSRLNTVAEYGQHIDTVQNDLESLKELLKGEGYQLDANALLGNACSTAPPFGRVYFPSCPFDLDTINKLFNNNEDMLGYDFPMNLPDMMTDDQQQLLHQQQQQHVQSLLQQQQQQQQQHQSGGSSNSSDKSGSSSSPTPGMSVAMQRYG
- the LOC120958393 gene encoding AF4/FMR2 family member lilli isoform X6, whose product is MHTFSETGSVPAFLAKLWRLVEDSETNDLISWSTDGRSFIIQNQAQFAKELLPLNYKHNNMASFIRQLNMYGFHKITSIDNGGLRFDKDEMEFTHPCFQKDHPYLLEHIKRKIATSKQQQLQAQQQAEDKSALKLEAVSRVLSEVKNMRGRQDTLDSRFQTMKQENEALWREIAILRQKHHKQQQIVNKLIQFLVTIVQPSRSGLGSMNNGSNKRRFQLMINDAPQQAKLKKSDYDDGGATIEELNEALEEVAYANQQELLSKQDKGKKHVVPIVTGQIVRTSRSAGDAGANTSTSSSASGSAVVGKSVKPPGGNSVGSVIFKKLNGVSVVRKEKSAPGDQTKGTRNSEIPEVSSPMSIPERSPYHRTATPSMSGGSSSRSTSSSVSGTGSGGGGGDGGGGLNFNGGNETIEEIFSTSPIPFRTGGGDGADGMRSSFAKVVKMERDQDQQQQQQQKITTRSRNASNRGGGSSSKVAGTPANLIQLIESTIDRDELENFVDGGEPLEEGYDDEEHGYLVDHVDEMDPAIVQLYNQDNDNEMLNTPMVIKEMEKQQQKQQQQQQQLQKQRQPAGGKGGESLLKGNGAAANRRNEGQLPAGQRAQGRSLLSAGTTGASSTAKAGGSGLKASTATAAPANAPLILTRGGKKLAMAKKQTITSNEQQQQQQQQPSQQEDASLAGPSGFTGTSTSPVGTGGLSFASGNGYIPASDVVPRDIFEDSNDPDGVVKNDSPMLSSGFNFVDGGYYNPNVNISQLKAGRQQQQQQQQGQAGQSNQQQQQQQSPPSGLQLLNGDGEEFDENSLDSSLLLNRQVANETDQQQQQQQQQQQQQQQQQQEQQEQQQQLSKFVSNDLDVSRLNTVAEYGQHIDTVQNDLESLKELLKGEGYQLDANALLGNACSTAPPFGRVYFPSCPFDLDTINKVRTDLFNNNEDMLGYDFPMNLPDMMTDDQQQLLHQQQQQHVQSLLQQQQQQQQQHQSGGSSNSSDKSGSSSSPTPGMSVAMQRYG